From a single Bemisia tabaci chromosome 10, PGI_BMITA_v3 genomic region:
- the LOC140225680 gene encoding uncharacterized protein, producing the protein MAENADKIKALHRKRGVILGGITSFSKKLDEWRDKEVDRDKYVLQQYLDSFVKGFDKFDPIQEELEDLDEREIDQRQVIQDRFDVAVARAKGLLSEYAVSDDGESTRSNNSASFQSAASSQNSDRHVKLPKIDLPKFDGTLENWASFYDLFSTLIDEDTALSASAKLHFLRSSCTGKAARLIESLTTKPENYESALKLLKKKFDSPRRALRAHWTKLREYPKSPKDTPTSLGELVDLFNQNLKAMENLGAPVDQWSVPLIDLILTKISPYTAWQWELTLDETDNKMPCYTHLLSFLERRASSVELSNFDSACKNVAKVSYRSNYNNNSSPVPSVKKPAQNFSATSAPAKSDKKKTCPLCSEPHPLYWCDQFKSMSTEDRKITAQRESLCMNCLGNHTGLCKSKHRCKICKNNTHHTLLCCQNSEKPQPESPKFAGVINTPTSELITTALVNVNNYDGKSVLARALVDTCSSMHFMTINLAQRLGLKVRKDPSPISVLNSITTISGGTVSAIIRSRYNGYERELTFRTVDQITGLVPDQPIDRRLMKIPSNIRLADPEFHRPAPAEILIASGTALSMLCQGQINLSQPGGLDLYLQKTMLGWVIGGSVPSESAQSMASCHLVTLNFDLKQFWEREEVPQMEVLTKCKNEEEALCEEHFRSNITRNSEGRYVVALPFKERVTELRESRSMAEKRLAGLKRRLQLNPELKEKYCSVMKEYLTLGHMSPVEVRGGEKGYYLPHHAVTKDSLTTAVRVVYDGSAKTFPDGPSLNETLRVGPTIQPDLFSQLLKFRIHNTVLTGDIEKMYRQFLVRKQDRKYQRILWPDAEGRTQTYELNTVTFGLAPASFLAIRCLHQLAEDEGKNFPLAAEVLKNEFYVDNALTGAPTVTAAVLLRQQLTEILSRAGINIYQWASNVPEVLHDLPPEKINKQLVLSNSTISTLGLKWDANSDSITYTVANLPLNHIVTKRSILSEISKIFDPLGLLGPVIIYAKILIQELWKLKLHWDESLTSSLRQVWLKYRHQLSLLDHLSFGRKILIEHPVRVELHSFGDAGTKAYGCCLYVRSIDVHGNILTTLLCAKSRVAPIKTVSIPRLELCAARLLADDNHVTRLLIEAEHTIHGHAGIQATLYALRRRFWVLDGRNTIRKILRQCVHCAKLKPVSVDYLMGDLPAARVTPARPFSRVGIDLCGYFFLKEKKYRNRNQVKAYVVVFVCFVTKAVHLELVTDLSSDSFIAALRRFIARRGLCSDIYSDNATNFLGTNNQMKELETLFSDSKHQNSVHAFAAKNCIRWHFIPAKSPHFGGLWESAVKSFKHHLLRVVKGALFTYEEFYTFCTEIEAILNSRPISPMSSDPNDLLALTPGHFLIGDSLTSLPDLELRDTPVNRLSQWQHIQQVKQHFWSRWQQEYLNELTVRHKWTKDMPGIQTGALVLLQDEKLPPLQWNMGRVVECHPGPDNVTRVVTVKTANGTFRRSTKKVSPLPIENSIVGRN; encoded by the exons ATGGCGGAAAACGCTGACAAAATCAAAGCCCTCCACCGCAAAAGAGGTGTCATTTTGGGGGGAATTACATCATTCTCGAAAAAGCTAGATGAGTGGAGAGATAAAGAGGTGGATCGGGACAAGTATGTACTACAGCAATATCTCGATTCCTTTGTAAAAGGCTTTGACAAATTTGACCCAATTCAAGAGGAACTCGAAGACCTCGACGAAAGAGAGATAGACCAACGGCAAGTCATACAGGATCGCTTTGATGTAGCTGTTGCTCGAGCTAAAGGGTTGCTGAGTGAATATGCTGTCTCTGATGACGGTGAATCCACGAGGTCGAACAACAGCGCATCATTTCAATCCGCTGCTTCCTCCCAAAATTCTGATCGCCATGTAAAATTACCGAAGATAGATTTACCAAAGTTTGACGGAACTCTCGAAAATTGGGCCTCCTTTTATGACCTTTTTTCTACATTAATTGACGAAGACACGGCTCTTTCTGCATCggccaaacttcattttttgcgcaGCTCTTGTACGGGCAAAGCTGCACGTTTAATCGAATCTCTAACTACTAAaccagaaaattatgaaagcgcGCTCAAACTCCTTAAGAAAAAGTTTGACTCTCCACGTCGTGCTCTTAGGGCCCACTGGACGAAATTGCGGGAATACCCCAAATCGCCCAAGGACACGCCCACTTCTTTGGGTGAGCTAGTTGActtattcaatcaaaatctgAAAGCAATGGAAAATTTAGGTGCACCGGTGGATCAGTGGAGTGTACCTTTAATTGACCTCATTTTAACCAAAATCAGTCCCTACACTGCCTGGCAGTGGGAATTAACCTTAGATGAGACTGACAATAAGATGCCTTGTTACACGCATTTGCTGAGCTTTTTAGAAAGGAGAGCTAGCTCAGTGGAGCTGTCTAACTTCGATTCTGCCTGTAAGAATGTAGCTAAAGTGTCATATCGCTCAAATTATAACAACAACAGTTCGCCGGTCCCATCAGTAAAAAAACCCGCGCAAAATTTCAGTGCGACTAGCGCACCTGCCAagtctgacaaaaaaaaaacatgcccCCTTTGCTCGGAGCCGCATCCTTTGTATTGGTGTGATCAATTTAAGAGTATGTCCACAGAAGACAGAAAAATTACTGCGCAACGTGAATCCCTGTGCATGAACTGTCTCGGAAATCACACCGGCTTGTGCAAGTCTAAGCACCGttgtaaaatttgtaaaaacaatACGCATCACACATTACTTTGTTGTCAAAATTCCGAGAAACCACAGCCAGAATCCCCGAAATTTGCTGGTGTTATTAACACTCCAACTAGTGAGTTAATTACGACCGCCTTGGTTAACGTTAACAATTATGACGGTAAAAGTGTCCTTGCTCGGGCGCTTGTTGACACGTGTTCCTCAATGCATTTTATGACTATAAATTTAGCGCAACGGCTAGGTTTGAAGGTAAGGAAGGACCCCTCTCCCATTTCTGTCTTAAACTCAATAACGACAATTTCGGGGGGCACCGTGTCCGCCATTATTAGGTCTCGTTACAATGGATACGAACGGGAGCTGACTTTTCGCACAGTTGATCAAATTACGGGCCTGGTTCCCGATCAACCAATTGATAGGCGTTTGATGAAAATACCTTCAAATATACGGCTTGCTGACCCAGAATTTCACCGCCCTGCCCCAGCTGAAATTCTCATCGCCTCAGGTACAGCGCTCTCTATGTTGTGCCAAGGGCAAATTAATCTCTCCCAGCCTGGTGGTCTGGATCTTTACTTGCAAAAAACCATGCTCGGGTGGGTCATCGGGGGGAGCGTTCCCTCGGAAAGCGCCCAATCTATGGCCTCCTGCCATCTCGTAACTCTTAATTTCGACCTCAAACAATTTTGGGAAAGGGAGGAAGTTCCTCAAATGGAAGTATTAACCAAATGCAAAAATGAGGAAGAAGCACTTTGCGAAGAGCACTTTCGCAGCAACATAACCAGAAATTCAGAGGGGCGCTATGTTGTTGCTCTACCTTTCAAAGAAAGGGTAACAGAATTGAGGGAGTCCAGGTCAATGGCCGAAAAAAGGTTAGCCGGCCTCAAAAGAAGGCTCCAATTAAACCctgaattaaaagaaaaatattgctcTGTGATGAAAGAATACCTCACGCTCGGTCACATGTCGCCAGTGGAGGTAAGGGGAGGGGAAAAAGGATACTATCTTCCCCACCATGCAGTGACGAAGGATTCGCTAACGACCGCAGTCCGCGTGGTTTACGACGGCTCAGCCAAAACCTTCCCCGACGGCCCATCCCTCAATGAAACCCTCCGTGTGGGGCCAACCATACAACCTGACCTATTCAGTCAACTCCTTAAGTTCCGCATACATAACACGGTACTAACTGGTGACATTGAAAAAATGTACCGGCAATTTTTGGTTCGTAAGCAGGATCGTAAGTATCAGCGTATTCTTTGGCCCGACGCTGAAGGTCGCACTCAAACTTATGAACTCAACACGGTAACATTCGGCTTAGCACCGGCCTCATTTTTGGCAATCAGGTGCTTGCATCAATTAGCTGAAGATGAAGGGAAGAATTTTCCGCTCGCCGCTGAGGTGCTAAAGAATGAATTTTACGTTGACAATGCGCTAACCGGGGCGCCAACAGTTACCGCCGCAGTTCTATTGCGACAGCAACTGACTGAAATTTTAAGCAGGGCGGGTATTAACATTTACCAATGGGCATCAAATGTACCTGAAGTTTTACACGATTTACCGCCGGAGAAAATCAATAAACAGTTGGTTTTAAGCAACTCGACAATTAGCACCCTTGGACTGAAATGGGATGCTAATAGCGATTCGATCACGTACACTGTTGCCAACTTACCTTTGAATCATATTGTTACAAAACGATCCATTCTTTCcgaaatctcaaaaatatttgacCCCTTGGGCCTCTTAGGTCCAGTCATAATATATGCCAAAATATTAATCCAAGAGTTGTGGAAATTAAAGTTACACTGGGACGAGTCATTAACATCGAGTTTGCGCCAGGTGTGGCTTAAATATCGGCATCAACTATCCCTTTTAGATCATTTAAGTTTTGGtcgcaaaattttaattgagcACCCCGTTCGCGTTGAATTACACAGTTTTGGAGACGCAGGGACAAAAGCGTACGGATGCTGCCTATACGTTCGATCTATCGATGTTCATGGTAATATTCTAACAACGTTACTGTGTGCTAAATCACGGGTAGCACCCATAAAAACTGTGTCGATACCCAGGCTGGAACTTTGCGCCGCGCGCCTCCTGGCGGAC GATAACCATGTGACTCGTTTGCTCATCGAGGCCGAGCACACGATACATGGGCACGCAGGGATTCAGGCAACACTGTACGCTCTCCGCAGACGGTTTTGGGTGCTGGACGGACGCAATACGATTCGGAAGATCCTAAGGCAATGCGTTCATTGTGCCAAGCTCAAGCCTGTCTCGGTCGACTACCTGATGGGGGATCTGCCCGCCGCGCGTGTGACTCCAGCTCGCCCATTCAGCCGAGTGGGGATCGACCTCTGCGGCTATTTCttcttaaaagagaaaaaatatcgcaaCAGAAATCAAGTGAAAGCGTATGTTGTTGTTTTCGTGTGTTTCGTCACAAAGGCGGTTCATTTAGAATTGGTAACGGACCTTTCCAGTGACTCATTCATAGCCGCTCTTCGGCGATTTATAGCCCGCCGCGGACTATGTTCCGACATTTACTCAGATAACGCAACCAATTTTTTAGGAACGAATAACCAAATGAAAGAGCTAGAAACCCTATTTTCTGACTCTAAACATCAAAACTCTGTACATGCCTTTGCAGCCAAAAACTGCATACGCTGGCATTTCATACCAGCAAAATCGCCTCATTTTGGTGGGCTCTGGGAATCCGCTGTAAAATCCTTCAAACATCATCTTTTGCGGGTGGTAAAGGGAGCACTTTTTACTTATGAagaattttatactttttgcaCAGAAATAGAAGCTATCCTAAACTCAAGACCTATTTCCCCAATGTCATCTGATCCCAATGATCTCCTTGCCCTTACCCCTGGTCATTTTCTGATTGGTGATTCTTTAACGAGCTTGCCTGATCTTGAGCTTAGGGATACGCCTGTCAATCGTCTTTCGCAATGGCAGCACATTCAACAGGTTAAGCAGCATTTCTGGTCTCGTTGGCAGCAAGAATACTTGAACGAGCTGACGGTACGTCACAAATGGACCAAAGACATGCCCGGCATTCAAACCGGCGCCCTGGTACTCCTGCAAGATGAAAAATTACCGCCGCTTCAATGGAACATGGGTCGGGTAGTCGAATGTCATCCTGGACCTGACAACGTCACTAGGGTAGTGACCGTCAAAACTGCTAATGGCACGTTTCGCCGCAGCACAAAGAAAGTCTCTCCTCTGCCTATCGAAAATAGCATTGTTGGGCGCAATTAA